A stretch of Candidatus Vicinibacter affinis DNA encodes these proteins:
- a CDS encoding outer membrane porin, OprD family encodes MNFIRFTLIVSLLVIFCFSNIQAQHQDLQEKPGIWKSSELESPDTNNLLSAFRRGKFNGHFRYFFMATDNESGLTDYFANAGGGGLRYETAKFKGFQFGVSGFYIFNLGSSDLTKKDSATNQLSRYELGLFDIQNPENKNDINRLEEFYLKYHFRKSYLQFGKFLLNSPLINLQDGRMRPSVVEGIWTELFPGKLLKIEGGFLYNFSPRSTTKWYSGVKSIGLYPSGVQPGGMQSNYYNNLNSNGTGVVGISYNRNARFKISIWNYTIDNILNSALLQSDFTIFKEKKSTFSGGIQLIRQDAIQNGGNTDPLKTYIQKGSKSMVFSGRIVFKNSFLETSLNYTRITSHGRYLFPREWGRDPFYTFMPRERNEGYGDVHASVAKINYFSKSKRFTTGLAIGYFELPDVKDFKLNKYGMPSYFQLNAEVRYVFSGKLQGFELYALFVSKIKNGTTYDNPRYTINKVEMNLYNLVMNYRF; translated from the coding sequence ATGAATTTCATCCGGTTTACACTCATAGTGTCCCTATTGGTTATTTTTTGTTTTTCAAATATTCAGGCACAGCATCAGGACTTACAGGAGAAACCAGGAATCTGGAAAAGCTCCGAATTGGAATCTCCGGATACTAACAACCTGTTGAGCGCTTTTCGTCGTGGAAAATTTAATGGACACTTCCGTTATTTTTTTATGGCGACAGATAATGAATCCGGATTGACGGACTATTTTGCAAATGCAGGTGGTGGAGGGTTGCGTTACGAAACAGCCAAGTTTAAGGGATTTCAATTTGGTGTCAGCGGTTTCTATATTTTTAATCTTGGTTCAAGCGATCTAACAAAAAAAGACAGTGCAACCAACCAACTCAGTCGTTATGAATTGGGTTTGTTTGACATTCAGAATCCGGAAAACAAAAATGACATCAACCGGTTGGAGGAATTTTATTTGAAATATCATTTCAGAAAATCTTATCTACAGTTTGGAAAATTTCTTTTAAATTCTCCATTGATCAACCTGCAGGATGGAAGAATGAGACCATCAGTAGTTGAAGGAATTTGGACAGAATTATTTCCCGGCAAATTGTTAAAAATCGAAGGAGGGTTTCTCTATAATTTCTCTCCTCGGTCAACCACTAAGTGGTATTCCGGGGTCAAATCAATTGGTTTGTACCCATCCGGTGTGCAGCCGGGTGGTATGCAGAGCAACTACTATAATAATTTAAACAGCAATGGCACTGGTGTTGTAGGGATAAGCTACAACAGAAATGCTCGATTCAAAATTTCTATTTGGAATTACACGATAGATAACATACTGAACTCGGCATTGCTGCAAAGTGATTTTACAATTTTTAAAGAAAAAAAATCAACCTTTTCTGGCGGGATTCAGCTAATCAGGCAAGACGCCATTCAAAATGGAGGAAACACAGATCCATTAAAAACCTATATTCAAAAGGGTAGTAAATCGATGGTGTTCAGCGGAAGAATTGTATTTAAAAATTCCTTTCTGGAGACCTCCCTGAATTATACAAGAATCACCAGTCACGGCCGATATCTTTTCCCGAGAGAATGGGGTAGGGACCCATTTTATACATTCATGCCCAGAGAAAGAAATGAAGGCTATGGTGATGTGCATGCCTCCGTTGCTAAAATTAATTATTTTTCGAAGTCAAAACGTTTTACTACTGGTTTAGCAATTGGTTATTTTGAATTGCCGGATGTAAAAGATTTTAAGCTTAATAAATACGGTATGCCTTCTTATTTTCAATTGAACGCAGAGGTCCGTTATGTGTTCAGTGGTAAGCTACAGGGCTTTGAGTTGTACGCACTTTTTGTATCAAAAATCAAAAATGGAACGACGTATGACAACCCAAGATATACCATTAATAAAGTGGAGATGAACTTGTATAATTTGGTAATGAATTATCGATTTTAA
- a CDS encoding DsrE family protein — protein sequence MRSFKILLSILLISGISFNAKAQESNIPSETISIEAKSFRVIFQLVSGDTLAHKALMRQLNNLLTVDPKIKIEVVCHGPGLDLLHKDKSMFASGIQEMIRRGIAFDACEFSMKERKVNNEQLLSGIATVPAGIYHIVKRQSEGWYYIKAGF from the coding sequence ATGAGAAGTTTTAAAATTTTACTTTCAATATTATTGATATCGGGAATTTCGTTCAATGCAAAAGCACAAGAAAGCAATATACCTTCCGAAACAATCAGCATCGAAGCGAAATCATTCAGAGTGATTTTTCAATTGGTCAGCGGGGACACACTCGCACACAAGGCATTGATGCGCCAGTTAAACAATCTGTTGACAGTAGATCCAAAAATAAAAATTGAAGTAGTCTGTCATGGACCGGGTTTAGATCTCCTGCACAAGGATAAAAGTATGTTTGCAAGTGGAATACAAGAAATGATCAGAAGAGGAATAGCTTTTGATGCATGTGAATTTTCTATGAAAGAACGCAAGGTGAATAATGAACAACTGTTGTCGGGGATTGCTACCGTCCCTGCAGGAATTTACCACATTGTAAAACGACAATCCGAAGGTTGGTACTACATCAAAGCTGGTTTTTAA
- a CDS encoding 5'-nucleotidase C-terminal domain-containing protein, with amino-acid sequence MTQKRRDFIKQMGILGASTGLVGAVPISNVIHPVGEEDIPDDLASDKPFVLNILQTTDVHCQLHPHDELFWENNQSVFRKTGGYAYLASYFKNERSHNPNTFILDTGDMFQGSELSVKTTGESLVPILNALNYDLYIPGNWEVIYYKKAMQKLLGALNAPKICTNMFHDLGEGKKGELIFQPYHIWNVAGVKIGFIAYTDPLVPIRQSPNYSKGIIYAHPEFNLPYYVDLLRNQEQCTYVILLSHLGLSQQLNLSNQEICEGVDYILGGDTHERVRKPIVGKYAKVVEPGAFGSFVGKLQLTIQNGKVVKDDYQLVEINTKKIKPNKVVQKIIDEKEQPFKKDITQVVGYSTIPLYRYFVIENTIDTLILDALRWRMPEMDVVLSNGFRFCPPRVSPDHTGNIPITNGYIYDMLPVDSTVRQAEVTGKQISEWLEKELNNVFAKNASERFGGWVIKFHGMKVSFNAFGEKGKRVQEVLINNRALEADRIYKICACERDGDPEDMLCRIKGVKNPKNTPYTLHTMLRDYLKVSSPVTPTPHNNAVALDAPKTLLTQVWGVDYEFK; translated from the coding sequence ATGACTCAGAAAAGGAGAGATTTTATTAAACAGATGGGCATTCTTGGAGCATCTACCGGATTGGTAGGCGCTGTTCCAATTTCTAATGTCATTCATCCTGTTGGGGAAGAAGATATTCCCGATGATCTTGCATCTGACAAGCCATTTGTATTAAACATACTTCAGACCACGGATGTCCATTGTCAGCTACATCCTCATGATGAACTTTTCTGGGAAAACAATCAGTCAGTTTTTAGAAAGACGGGTGGATATGCTTATCTGGCCAGTTATTTTAAAAATGAAAGATCCCACAATCCAAATACTTTTATTTTGGATACCGGGGATATGTTTCAGGGAAGTGAATTGTCTGTAAAAACCACCGGAGAATCATTGGTTCCAATTTTAAATGCTTTGAATTATGATCTTTACATACCGGGCAACTGGGAAGTAATTTATTATAAAAAAGCCATGCAGAAACTTCTTGGCGCACTGAATGCACCGAAGATATGCACAAATATGTTTCACGATCTGGGAGAGGGAAAAAAAGGAGAACTTATTTTTCAACCTTACCACATCTGGAATGTGGCAGGAGTAAAAATTGGTTTTATTGCTTATACAGATCCATTAGTTCCTATTAGGCAATCTCCAAACTACAGCAAAGGAATTATTTATGCACATCCGGAATTTAATTTACCATATTATGTAGACCTGCTTCGCAATCAGGAGCAATGTACTTATGTCATTCTGCTTTCACATTTGGGACTCTCCCAACAGCTTAATCTTTCCAATCAGGAAATATGCGAAGGCGTGGATTATATTTTAGGAGGGGATACCCATGAAAGGGTCAGAAAACCCATCGTTGGAAAATATGCTAAAGTGGTTGAGCCTGGGGCTTTCGGATCTTTCGTTGGAAAATTGCAATTGACCATTCAAAATGGTAAAGTCGTTAAAGATGATTATCAATTGGTGGAAATCAATACAAAAAAAATTAAGCCAAATAAAGTTGTTCAAAAAATCATTGATGAAAAAGAACAACCTTTCAAAAAGGACATCACACAGGTCGTAGGCTACAGTACCATTCCTTTATATCGTTATTTCGTGATTGAGAACACAATCGATACTTTAATACTGGATGCTTTGCGTTGGAGAATGCCGGAAATGGATGTCGTATTGTCCAATGGATTTAGATTTTGTCCACCAAGAGTAAGTCCAGACCACACTGGAAATATTCCCATCACCAATGGATATATTTACGATATGTTACCAGTTGACAGTACTGTCAGACAGGCAGAAGTAACAGGCAAACAAATCAGTGAATGGTTGGAAAAGGAATTAAACAATGTCTTTGCAAAAAATGCTTCTGAACGATTTGGAGGTTGGGTCATAAAATTTCATGGCATGAAAGTCAGCTTTAATGCTTTTGGGGAAAAGGGTAAGCGGGTGCAGGAAGTGTTAATTAACAACAGGGCTTTAGAAGCTGACAGAATTTATAAAATTTGCGCCTGTGAACGCGATGGCGATCCGGAGGATATGTTGTGTCGGATTAAAGGCGTAAAAAATCCAAAAAATACTCCTTATACACTTCATACAATGCTCAGAGATTATTTAAAAGTAAGCTCGCCGGTAACACCCACACCTCACAACAATGCAGTGGCACTGGATGCACCAAAGACCTTGCTTACACAAGTGTGGGGAGTAGATTATGAATTTAAATAA
- a CDS encoding c-type cytochrome → MSSEAHNNIWRGLLLFFLVVVGLIVTWVFLLVVLPKFYHQEDSKNEHENFGMKSIAVERIKIIPKIKKPYWKPVEISLIEDSLLRNKVEYGKELIAHTSKFLGPNGSVAQISNGMNCQNCHLNTGTTIFGNNYGSVASTYPKFRARSGSVEDIYKRVNDCFERSLNGKSLDTNSHEMQAIKAYIEYIGSNVAKGEKSEGSGLMDMKILDRAADPEKGKLVYVAKCQSCHQVNGEGTLSANNLEYTYPPLWGKLSYNDGAGLYRVSNFAKYVKSNMPLGATYENPLLSDEEAWDVAAFINTQSRPHKSAPKDWPDISKKPIDHPFGSYADGFSEKQHKFGPYKPIQEFYEKRK, encoded by the coding sequence ATGAGCTCTGAGGCGCACAATAACATTTGGAGAGGTCTTCTCTTGTTCTTTCTCGTTGTGGTGGGTTTAATAGTGACCTGGGTATTTTTGCTGGTAGTCCTTCCAAAATTTTATCATCAGGAAGACTCAAAAAATGAGCATGAAAATTTTGGAATGAAAAGTATCGCAGTGGAGCGCATAAAAATTATCCCAAAAATTAAAAAGCCATATTGGAAACCGGTCGAGATTTCTTTAATTGAAGATTCATTGCTCAGAAATAAAGTTGAATATGGTAAAGAACTTATTGCGCATACTTCTAAATTTCTGGGCCCAAATGGAAGCGTTGCTCAAATAAGCAACGGAATGAATTGTCAAAATTGTCATTTGAATACAGGCACCACAATATTTGGCAATAATTACGGTTCAGTAGCTTCCACGTATCCAAAGTTCAGAGCGAGAAGTGGTTCCGTAGAAGACATTTATAAACGTGTGAATGATTGTTTTGAACGCAGCCTTAATGGAAAATCATTGGACACCAACAGCCATGAAATGCAAGCCATAAAGGCATATATTGAATACATTGGTTCCAATGTTGCCAAAGGAGAAAAGTCAGAAGGTTCCGGTTTAATGGATATGAAAATTTTAGACAGAGCAGCAGATCCTGAAAAGGGAAAATTGGTCTACGTTGCCAAATGTCAAAGCTGTCATCAGGTGAATGGGGAAGGTACTCTGTCTGCAAATAATTTAGAATATACGTATCCGCCTCTTTGGGGAAAACTCAGTTACAACGATGGAGCAGGTTTGTACCGTGTAAGTAATTTTGCAAAGTATGTTAAAAGCAACATGCCCTTAGGTGCCACCTATGAGAATCCATTGCTCAGTGATGAAGAAGCTTGGGATGTAGCTGCATTTATCAATACACAATCAAGGCCTCATAAGAGTGCACCAAAGGATTGGCCTGATATTTCTAAAAAACCCATTGACCATCCCTTCGGATCTTATGCCGATGGATTTTCAGAAAAGCAACACAAGTTTGGACCGTATAAACCGATTCAGGAATTTTACGAAAAAAGAAAATAA
- a CDS encoding YeeE/YedE family protein, giving the protein MKLLKFLIVGMIFGVVMSKSEAMSWYRIQEMFRFQAFHMYGIIGTAVTLGVIGVWLIKKYAIRDFDGNPIIFSPKEKSVWRYLLGGTIFGLGWALSGACPGPMVVNIGYGYYSLAIVFFFAIVGTYLYGIVKDKLPH; this is encoded by the coding sequence ATGAAGCTGCTAAAATTTTTGATTGTCGGAATGATATTTGGCGTTGTGATGTCTAAGTCTGAAGCCATGTCCTGGTATCGGATTCAGGAAATGTTCAGGTTTCAGGCATTTCACATGTATGGTATTATAGGAACTGCTGTAACACTTGGAGTTATAGGGGTGTGGTTGATAAAAAAATATGCCATCAGGGATTTCGATGGCAATCCCATCATTTTTTCTCCTAAAGAAAAGTCTGTCTGGCGATACCTTTTGGGTGGTACCATTTTTGGATTGGGATGGGCACTCAGCGGTGCCTGCCCCGGGCCAATGGTCGTTAACATCGGATATGGATACTATTCACTGGCGATTGTTTTCTTTTTTGCAATAGTGGGTACCTACCTATATGGTATAGTAAAAGACAAACTACCACATTAA
- a CDS encoding YeeE/YedE family protein encodes MIELIKQPWSWWISGFMISSIMFLLLYFGKSFGFSSNLRTICAAAGGGKFVKFFDFNWKTQMWNMTFLVGAILGGFLTSNFLSSPEPVQISEQTIKDLGELGFQPPASLQPDELFSMHNAFSLKGFLILAIGGLMVGFGSRYAGGCTSGHAISGISDLQIPSIIAVVGFFAGGLLMTYLIFPLIFS; translated from the coding sequence ATGATAGAACTAATCAAGCAGCCATGGTCGTGGTGGATTTCAGGATTTATGATTTCGTCCATCATGTTTCTCTTGCTCTATTTTGGGAAATCATTTGGATTTTCTTCCAACCTTAGAACGATTTGTGCCGCAGCAGGAGGTGGAAAATTTGTTAAATTTTTCGACTTCAACTGGAAGACTCAAATGTGGAATATGACTTTTTTAGTGGGGGCAATATTAGGTGGATTTCTCACATCAAATTTTCTTTCTTCTCCTGAACCTGTACAAATTTCAGAGCAGACGATTAAGGATCTTGGTGAGCTTGGATTTCAACCGCCTGCTTCGCTCCAGCCTGATGAATTGTTCAGTATGCACAATGCTTTTTCACTAAAAGGATTTCTGATTCTTGCCATCGGTGGATTGATGGTTGGTTTTGGTTCACGTTATGCAGGAGGGTGTACGTCCGGCCATGCCATTAGCGGGATTTCAGATTTGCAGATTCCATCCATCATTGCGGTTGTTGGTTTTTTTGCCGGCGGGTTGTTGATGACCTATCTGATTTTTCCATTGATATTTTCATAA
- a CDS encoding universal stress protein, whose product MDKIKVLIPTDFSIQSDYAYIMVSKLNEHIDVEVHFLHVLNVPDTVTLSSTGIIETCGEIDVNYVRAQKEIADRKLSQLVEVYGTHVNTALVFGRTTDSIVEFAEKNNFELIVMGTKGAWGLKEKISGSETQMIARKSKIPLLSLMCDRSELEIKNLLMVHNYLEEVKIRFDLFRKFVKAFNPKIHLLQMTDTTDKDRISKIHEAMDSFATVNELSDYEKHVIQDKDVENGVVHFNQMNNMDLICIGTHAKGGLFHSSATEKLINHMYKPIISFHLN is encoded by the coding sequence ATGGATAAAATCAAAGTACTCATTCCGACGGATTTTTCTATTCAATCGGATTATGCCTACATCATGGTATCAAAACTTAATGAGCACATCGATGTGGAGGTTCATTTCCTGCATGTGCTCAATGTTCCGGATACGGTTACATTAAGTTCTACAGGCATCATCGAGACATGCGGAGAAATTGATGTCAATTATGTGCGCGCACAAAAAGAGATTGCCGATCGCAAACTTTCGCAATTGGTTGAAGTGTACGGAACTCATGTAAACACAGCTTTGGTTTTTGGAAGAACAACCGATTCAATTGTTGAGTTTGCTGAAAAGAATAATTTCGAGTTGATTGTGATGGGAACTAAAGGAGCCTGGGGGTTAAAGGAGAAAATTTCGGGAAGTGAGACACAGATGATTGCAAGGAAATCTAAGATCCCTTTACTCTCTCTTATGTGTGACCGGTCTGAATTGGAAATTAAGAACTTATTGATGGTTCATAATTATCTCGAAGAAGTTAAAATTCGATTCGACCTTTTTAGAAAATTTGTCAAGGCCTTTAATCCAAAAATTCATCTGTTGCAAATGACTGATACAACAGATAAAGATCGGATTTCCAAAATCCATGAAGCAATGGATTCTTTTGCCACCGTCAATGAATTGTCGGACTATGAGAAACATGTTATTCAGGATAAAGATGTGGAGAATGGGGTGGTTCATTTTAATCAAATGAACAACATGGATTTAATCTGTATCGGGACACATGCCAAAGGTGGACTATTCCACAGCAGTGCAACGGAAAAACTCATCAACCATATGTACAAGCCAATTATTTCATTTCATCTGAATTAA
- a CDS encoding rhodanese-like domain-containing protein: MSFLSSLFGTSTGNSNLTKLIEEGAFLVDVRSPQEFESGSVKGAVNIPVDFILKNISKFKDKKHIIVFCRSGNRSGMAKSVLEQNGIKNVTNGGTWQDVAACVK; the protein is encoded by the coding sequence ATGAGCTTTTTAAGTAGTCTGTTTGGGACCAGCACGGGTAATTCAAATTTAACAAAACTAATTGAAGAGGGTGCTTTTTTGGTGGACGTTAGATCCCCTCAGGAATTTGAGTCCGGAAGCGTTAAAGGTGCCGTTAATATTCCGGTGGATTTTATTTTAAAAAACATCTCAAAATTCAAAGATAAAAAACACATCATCGTTTTTTGTCGCAGTGGAAACAGATCCGGAATGGCAAAATCTGTCCTTGAACAAAATGGTATCAAAAACGTCACGAATGGCGGAACATGGCAGGATGTTGCAGCGTGTGTGAAATAA
- a CDS encoding MBL fold metallo-hydrolase — protein MNIEQIYTGCLAQGAYYITSEGEAAIIDPLREIQPYLDRLAKDNVKLKYIFETHFHADFVSGHVDLSKKTAAPIVYGPNAACEFECISAKDEQIFEVGKVKIKVLHTPGHTMESTTFLLIDEHGKDHAIFSGDTLFLGDVGRPDLAQKAANMTQDQLAGLLYDSLYSKIMPLSDDLIVYPAHGAGSACGKNMMKETVDTLGNQKKVNYALNQPNKEAFIKAVTEGLLPPPAYFGSNVAMNKKGYRNVEEVINSGMTALLPAEFETVAEASGAVILDTRDSAIFWKGFIPQSINIGLNGDFAPWVGALMVDVAQPILLVTELGKEEETVIRLSRVGFDNVIGHLKGGFEAWSAAGLETDTVNRISAEEFAKKFNKETSLVFDIRRESEYAAEHVDEAYNKPLAYINEWVKDIKPNEHFFMHCAGGYRSMIASSILQARGYRNFTEVEGGFKAIAETAVPRTDFVCQSKVMQS, from the coding sequence ATGAATATTGAACAGATTTATACCGGTTGTTTGGCTCAAGGGGCCTATTACATTACCTCAGAAGGGGAGGCGGCGATAATTGATCCATTGAGAGAGATACAGCCTTATTTGGACCGCTTGGCAAAAGACAATGTGAAATTGAAGTACATTTTTGAAACTCATTTTCATGCAGACTTTGTATCAGGTCATGTGGATTTAAGTAAAAAAACGGCTGCTCCAATCGTCTATGGTCCTAATGCCGCATGTGAGTTTGAATGTATATCCGCCAAAGATGAGCAGATCTTTGAAGTGGGAAAAGTAAAAATAAAAGTTTTGCACACACCCGGACATACCATGGAGAGTACGACTTTTCTGTTAATAGATGAGCATGGAAAAGATCATGCTATTTTTTCAGGCGATACTTTATTCCTTGGAGATGTTGGAAGACCGGATCTCGCTCAGAAAGCAGCCAATATGACGCAGGACCAACTTGCAGGATTGTTGTACGATAGTTTGTATTCCAAGATCATGCCTTTGTCTGATGATCTGATCGTGTATCCTGCACATGGAGCAGGAAGTGCTTGCGGAAAAAATATGATGAAGGAGACCGTTGATACTTTGGGCAATCAGAAGAAGGTAAATTACGCCTTGAATCAACCAAACAAAGAGGCTTTTATTAAAGCTGTTACTGAAGGTCTTTTACCGCCCCCTGCTTACTTTGGTTCGAATGTAGCCATGAATAAAAAAGGATACCGCAATGTAGAAGAGGTAATAAACAGTGGAATGACTGCATTGTTACCGGCTGAATTTGAAACGGTTGCTGAAGCCTCCGGCGCAGTCATTTTAGATACAAGGGACAGTGCCATATTTTGGAAAGGTTTTATTCCGCAATCCATTAATATTGGATTGAATGGGGACTTCGCTCCATGGGTAGGGGCATTGATGGTAGACGTGGCCCAACCTATCTTATTGGTTACAGAACTTGGAAAAGAAGAGGAGACGGTAATCCGATTGAGTCGTGTAGGTTTTGACAATGTGATCGGGCACCTTAAAGGTGGTTTCGAAGCATGGTCCGCAGCAGGCTTGGAAACAGACACAGTAAATAGAATCAGTGCCGAGGAATTTGCCAAAAAGTTTAATAAGGAAACATCCTTAGTTTTTGACATCCGAAGAGAAAGTGAATATGCCGCAGAACATGTGGATGAAGCTTACAATAAGCCATTGGCATACATCAATGAATGGGTGAAAGACATCAAACCAAATGAACATTTCTTCATGCATTGTGCCGGTGGATACAGAAGCATGATTGCTTCCAGCATTCTTCAGGCAAGAGGTTACAGGAATTTTACCGAAGTGGAAGGCGGCTTCAAGGCAATAGCGGAGACTGCTGTGCCAAGGACTGATTTTGTTTGCCAGTCAAAAGTGATGCAATCTTAA
- a CDS encoding peroxiredoxin has protein sequence MENNLNTVMPRIGDQAPDFNALTTIGELKFSDYNKSSWVILFSHPADFTPVCTTEMSGFATEGDFWKNHQTKILGLSIDSIHAHIAWVNAVKEKTGVLFNFPIIADLDMKVAKLYGMLQPGESETAAVRAVFFIDPTGKIRLIMYYPLNIGRNMAEIKRVLLALQTSDEHKVAMPLNWMPGDKVIVPAPKTLEALEERKNSNLEMVDWYLAKKSL, from the coding sequence ATGGAAAATAATTTGAATACAGTAATGCCCAGGATCGGAGATCAGGCTCCGGATTTTAATGCTTTGACTACTATTGGAGAATTGAAATTCTCAGACTATAATAAATCGAGTTGGGTAATTCTATTTTCGCATCCCGCAGATTTTACTCCGGTATGCACAACGGAGATGAGTGGCTTTGCAACGGAAGGGGATTTTTGGAAAAATCATCAAACCAAAATTTTAGGATTGAGTATTGACAGTATTCATGCCCACATTGCCTGGGTCAATGCAGTGAAAGAAAAAACAGGCGTGCTTTTTAACTTTCCGATCATTGCAGACCTCGACATGAAAGTGGCGAAGTTGTATGGAATGTTGCAACCGGGAGAGAGTGAGACAGCAGCGGTAAGAGCAGTTTTTTTTATTGATCCAACCGGTAAGATTCGCCTCATCATGTATTACCCCTTGAACATTGGCAGGAATATGGCAGAAATTAAAAGAGTGTTGCTTGCCTTACAGACTTCAGACGAACACAAAGTAGCCATGCCGCTCAATTGGATGCCCGGCGATAAGGTCATAGTGCCCGCTCCAAAGACACTGGAGGCCCTGGAGGAACGCAAGAATTCCAATTTGGAAATGGTGGATTGGTATCTTGCTAAGAAATCATTGTAA
- a CDS encoding sulfite exporter TauE/SafE family protein codes for MEIIGYLSSIIIGVSLGLIGGGGSILTVPVLVYLFGIEPVMATAYSLFIVGLTSAVGSVDYLKKGLVNIKTAIIFGIPSIIAVFATRAFIVPAIPAEIISLGGFVVTKSIFMLILFALLMIAASYSMIKKNKPKSAEAEGPQKFNYPLILIEGAVVGVLTGLVGAGGGFLIIPALVILSKLPMKEAVGTSLAIIAAKSLIGFLGEGTETHMDWKLLLTVSAFAIGGIFIGTALSKKIDGAKLKPAFGWFVLVMGLYIILKETVFAG; via the coding sequence ATGGAAATAATAGGTTATTTGTCTTCAATCATTATAGGGGTCTCTCTTGGTTTGATCGGTGGAGGAGGAAGCATACTTACAGTCCCGGTGTTGGTTTACCTCTTTGGTATAGAACCGGTTATGGCAACGGCGTATTCACTTTTTATTGTGGGTCTTACCAGTGCGGTAGGATCAGTCGATTACCTTAAAAAAGGACTGGTAAATATCAAGACAGCCATCATTTTTGGAATTCCCTCTATCATTGCTGTTTTTGCTACCAGGGCATTCATCGTGCCGGCAATTCCTGCAGAAATTATAAGTTTGGGGGGATTCGTGGTGACCAAAAGTATTTTTATGCTGATCCTATTTGCGCTGCTTATGATCGCAGCATCCTACAGCATGATTAAAAAAAACAAGCCAAAATCTGCTGAGGCTGAGGGACCACAGAAATTCAATTACCCCTTGATTTTAATCGAAGGTGCTGTGGTGGGCGTTCTGACAGGACTGGTAGGTGCCGGTGGAGGTTTTCTCATCATTCCGGCCCTGGTGATATTGAGCAAACTTCCTATGAAAGAAGCTGTAGGAACTTCCCTGGCCATTATTGCTGCTAAATCCCTCATAGGATTTTTAGGCGAAGGCACCGAAACCCACATGGATTGGAAATTATTGCTGACTGTTTCTGCCTTTGCGATTGGCGGAATATTTATTGGAACGGCCTTGTCAAAGAAAATAGATGGTGCTAAATTGAAACCTGCTTTCGGTTGGTTTGTTTTGGTAATGGGCTTGTACATTATTTTGAAGGAGACCGTCTTCGCGGGCTAG